From one bacterium genomic stretch:
- a CDS encoding magnesium transporter CorA family protein: MLKQFHLIDNKICEGKNNDCPIKIYVSPNEEEKKYMVEHYLIDDHTLASALDPDELSRFETEPNHVALIYKRPKNYSAKDQLLFKTHTIGLFYFKDFIIIVMNDDINLFDGKQFNKVASINELVLKLIYRSIIHFLEHLKVMNMISNELEMKINKAMENRYLLNMFTLEKSLVYYLNAINSNGVLIEKVKLNATKFSFNTEELELLDDIVIENNQCYKQAEIYSNILASLMDARASIVSNNLNILIKILNIITIGIMVPTLIVSIFSMNVKLPIFQEHPLAFWFILGLSGLSAFVVFFVWRMLKL; encoded by the coding sequence ATGCTTAAGCAATTCCACCTCATCGACAACAAGATCTGCGAAGGCAAAAATAATGACTGCCCGATCAAGATATACGTGAGTCCGAACGAAGAAGAAAAAAAATATATGGTCGAACATTATCTGATCGACGATCATACCCTGGCCTCGGCGCTTGACCCGGATGAATTATCTCGTTTCGAAACCGAACCGAATCACGTCGCTTTGATCTATAAACGGCCGAAGAACTATTCGGCTAAGGACCAGCTGCTTTTCAAGACTCATACTATTGGATTGTTTTATTTTAAAGATTTCATCATTATCGTCATGAACGACGATATTAACCTGTTTGACGGCAAGCAGTTCAATAAGGTAGCATCGATCAACGAATTGGTCCTCAAACTGATCTATCGGTCGATCATCCATTTCTTGGAACATTTGAAAGTCATGAACATGATATCGAATGAACTGGAGATGAAGATCAACAAGGCAATGGAGAATCGCTACCTGCTCAACATGTTCACGCTGGAGAAAAGCCTTGTCTATTATCTCAATGCCATCAATTCCAACGGGGTTCTGATCGAAAAGGTCAAATTAAATGCCACCAAGTTCAGTTTCAACACTGAGGAACTTGAACTCCTTGATGATATTGTCATCGAAAACAATCAGTGTTATAAGCAGGCCGAGATCTATTCCAACATTCTCGCCAGTCTAATGGATGCCCGGGCTTCGATCGTCAGCAACAATCTTAATATCCTGATCAAGATCCTAAATATAATTACGATCGGCATCATGGTACCAACGCTCATCGTTTCGATATTTTCCATGAACGTGAAACTACCGATTTTCCAGGAACACCCGCTTGCTTTCTGGTTCATCCTTGGTCTTTCTGGTCTATCCGCGTTTGTCGTCTTCTTCGTTTGGCGGATGCTGAAGCTGTAA
- the purN gene encoding phosphoribosylglycinamide formyltransferase, with amino-acid sequence MKNIAVLASGRGSNLEALILNKERGFLQANIAIVLSDNKDAKALEIARAHNVKAQWLDPGPKKTWLLPEYEENWVRVLKENNTDLVCLAGFMRIIKKPLLDAFNGRILNIHPSLLPAFPGLEVQKKALEWGVKFSGCTVHFVDDSVDGGPIIEQAAVSILDDDTPETLAVRILKEEHRIYAEAVNLAVSGKYRIEGRRVIRT; translated from the coding sequence ATGAAAAACATCGCCGTTCTTGCATCCGGCCGCGGATCGAACCTCGAAGCCCTGATACTAAACAAGGAACGTGGTTTCCTGCAGGCGAATATTGCGATCGTCCTGAGCGATAATAAAGACGCGAAGGCGCTGGAAATTGCCCGCGCGCACAATGTCAAAGCGCAATGGCTTGATCCTGGACCGAAAAAAACCTGGCTCCTGCCCGAATATGAGGAAAATTGGGTACGGGTACTGAAAGAAAACAACACTGACCTGGTCTGCCTTGCCGGGTTCATGCGGATCATCAAAAAACCCCTGCTGGACGCTTTTAACGGCAGGATACTGAACATCCATCCATCCCTTCTGCCCGCTTTCCCGGGTCTTGAAGTGCAGAAAAAAGCCCTTGAATGGGGCGTAAAGTTCTCCGGCTGCACCGTGCATTTCGTCGATGATTCGGTAGATGGTGGCCCGATAATCGAGCAGGCAGCAGTTTCTATTTTGGATGACGATACACCTGAAACCCTGGCCGTGCGGATCCTAAAGGAAGAACATCGGATCTATGCCGAAGCGGTCAACCTGGCGGTCTCGGGCAAATACCGGATCGAAGGCAGACGGGTCATAAGGACATGA